From Bordetella flabilis, the proteins below share one genomic window:
- a CDS encoding DUF4150 domain-containing protein, producing MFANCQLMGVDLAFPDVCKTPPAAMAPLPYPNIAVGPTAIPNAWNILFMAAPAHNMATLTPITNGDTPGAGGGLLSQTFMSQSRHLTGAFTVLIRGTPATRLTSLTLQNRVNALGMRIVPSQFKVLMLAP from the coding sequence ATGTTCGCGAACTGCCAATTGATGGGTGTCGACCTGGCCTTTCCCGACGTCTGCAAGACGCCGCCGGCAGCCATGGCGCCCCTTCCATACCCCAACATCGCCGTGGGGCCGACGGCCATTCCAAACGCCTGGAACATTCTGTTCATGGCCGCACCCGCGCATAACATGGCCACGCTTACGCCCATTACCAACGGCGACACGCCAGGGGCGGGCGGCGGGCTGCTGTCGCAGACTTTCATGAGCCAGTCACGCCACCTCACCGGCGCGTTCACTGTCTTGATCCGTGGCACACCAGCGACGCGCTTGACCAGCCTGACGCTGCAGAATCGCGTCAACGCCCTGGGCATGCGTATCGTGCCGAGCCAATTCAAAGTATTGATGCTGGCGCCCTGA
- a CDS encoding DUF2169 family type VI secretion system accessory protein, which translates to MRVVKPARLSLLMRPYRWQGVDMLGTAVLAMATLDAQPVLLTEQALWQLAAEEAGGLLDLGIPKPCPEFLVSGQGYTAHQADKTACAVRAHVGGLEKSLLVFGDRYWLDGHATAPAPFDAMRVDWRHARGGPQCAENPLGIGSAPRRINGMDVVPLPNVESPRQRISRPDANTPPAGFDAIPPDWPQRMARMGSAYGQAWLEQSFPGFPADMDLRFFNAAPEDQWWSERREVPARAAYEIHNMHPHRAVQHGHLPDWRARCFASRHSGGALEEIDLRLTTVWFFPHRDRVAMIWHGALRIQEDDAADIAHLMPAIELSGEHRDKGHYDNVLRRRVHTREGALHALRESDLVAAALYERAPDAALPDVMARPAASNMLAGAARRRDAHRATLAAEGLDPDLYLPALQADEGPPPVQDLAARLEWLERERAQGEALLARGRAELLADADMRAFAVRADIDLDAVAQARQGATPSGFDVRTLRRQLRDYDAHAAMMTAPAGGSAGDPRTPARPGLHDRFSASLDRMYLLSAHTNDRPSGLAPHRAQRTRRRVAARYQRDRDFSGASLVGADLSGMDLRGSCFRGASLEGATLDGACLDDCDFTQAVLARASMKRGSLARARLVQSSLAQARLEGVEMAGAALQETQLEGAHFLACSFAGAALRRPRMNESRFEACDFQATSWADVLAVRATFHDSGFEDAVFDGCGWMECAFASLALRRARLTRCAFINTRCAGMDFSHARLEASSFSSGTALEAVVFEGAELRHCGMRGVKLDGGRFSHARLYGSDFSECTFVDARLDHIEAAESLFTRADFNGASLRGANLVNAILTKAVFTRADLGEANLFRADLGQALLDDTTAMHGAYTAGAKLWPRRRAPVPDATQ; encoded by the coding sequence ATATGCTGGGTACCGCCGTGCTCGCCATGGCAACACTGGACGCGCAGCCTGTACTTTTGACCGAGCAGGCGCTGTGGCAGCTCGCGGCCGAAGAGGCTGGCGGTCTGCTGGACCTCGGTATCCCGAAGCCGTGCCCGGAGTTCCTGGTCAGCGGCCAGGGCTATACCGCCCATCAGGCCGACAAGACCGCTTGCGCGGTGCGCGCGCACGTCGGGGGCCTGGAGAAATCGCTGCTGGTATTCGGCGATCGGTACTGGCTGGACGGGCATGCCACGGCGCCGGCCCCTTTCGATGCGATGCGCGTGGATTGGCGGCACGCACGCGGCGGTCCGCAATGCGCCGAAAATCCGCTGGGCATCGGCAGCGCGCCACGGCGGATCAACGGCATGGATGTCGTGCCCTTGCCCAACGTGGAGTCGCCGAGGCAGCGCATATCCAGGCCGGATGCCAATACGCCGCCGGCCGGCTTCGACGCCATTCCTCCGGACTGGCCGCAACGCATGGCGCGCATGGGGTCCGCCTACGGGCAGGCCTGGCTGGAGCAGTCTTTTCCGGGATTCCCGGCGGATATGGACCTCCGCTTCTTCAATGCGGCGCCCGAGGACCAGTGGTGGAGCGAACGGCGGGAGGTCCCCGCGCGGGCCGCTTACGAAATCCATAACATGCATCCGCATCGTGCCGTGCAGCACGGGCATCTTCCGGACTGGCGCGCACGCTGTTTCGCCAGCCGCCATTCCGGCGGTGCGCTGGAGGAGATCGACCTGCGGCTGACCACCGTGTGGTTCTTTCCGCATCGCGATCGCGTCGCGATGATCTGGCATGGCGCGCTGCGCATCCAGGAAGACGATGCGGCCGATATCGCGCATCTGATGCCGGCGATCGAACTCTCCGGAGAACATCGCGACAAGGGGCACTACGACAACGTATTGCGCCGCCGTGTGCATACGCGTGAGGGCGCCTTGCATGCGTTGCGGGAGTCGGATCTCGTCGCGGCAGCACTTTACGAACGGGCGCCGGATGCCGCGCTGCCGGATGTCATGGCGCGGCCCGCCGCGAGCAACATGCTTGCGGGCGCGGCACGCCGGCGCGACGCGCATCGGGCGACGCTGGCTGCGGAGGGCCTGGACCCGGACCTGTATCTGCCCGCGTTGCAAGCCGACGAGGGTCCACCGCCTGTCCAGGACCTGGCCGCGCGACTGGAATGGCTGGAGCGCGAGCGCGCGCAGGGTGAGGCGCTGCTGGCGCGCGGCCGCGCCGAATTGCTGGCCGATGCGGATATGCGCGCCTTCGCGGTGCGCGCGGACATCGATCTGGATGCGGTCGCGCAGGCCAGGCAGGGCGCAACCCCCAGCGGCTTCGACGTGCGTACGCTCAGGCGCCAGCTGCGTGACTACGATGCCCACGCCGCCATGATGACGGCGCCCGCAGGCGGATCTGCGGGTGATCCCAGGACGCCGGCACGCCCGGGATTGCATGACCGGTTCAGTGCGTCGCTCGACCGCATGTACCTGCTGTCTGCGCACACCAACGATCGGCCGTCCGGGCTTGCGCCGCATCGCGCGCAGCGCACGCGCCGCCGCGTCGCCGCGCGCTATCAGCGCGACCGCGACTTCAGCGGCGCAAGCCTGGTCGGCGCGGACCTGTCGGGCATGGATCTGCGCGGCAGTTGTTTTCGCGGGGCGTCGCTGGAAGGCGCGACGCTGGATGGCGCGTGCCTGGATGACTGTGACTTCACGCAAGCCGTACTGGCACGCGCGTCGATGAAGCGCGGGTCCCTCGCGCGTGCGCGCCTCGTGCAGTCCAGCCTCGCCCAGGCCAGGCTCGAAGGCGTCGAGATGGCTGGCGCGGCGCTGCAAGAAACGCAATTGGAAGGCGCGCATTTTCTTGCATGTTCATTCGCCGGCGCCGCACTGCGGCGACCGCGCATGAATGAAAGCCGCTTCGAGGCGTGCGATTTCCAGGCGACGTCGTGGGCCGACGTGCTGGCGGTTCGCGCCACGTTTCATGACAGCGGTTTCGAGGATGCCGTTTTCGATGGCTGCGGCTGGATGGAATGCGCCTTCGCATCGCTGGCGCTGCGTCGTGCGCGGCTGACGCGCTGCGCCTTCATCAATACGCGCTGCGCCGGAATGGATTTTTCGCATGCGCGGCTGGAGGCCTCCTCTTTTTCCAGCGGCACGGCGCTCGAAGCGGTGGTGTTCGAAGGGGCCGAGTTGCGGCACTGTGGCATGCGCGGGGTGAAGCTGGACGGCGGCCGCTTCTCCCACGCACGGCTGTACGGCAGCGATTTTTCCGAATGCACGTTCGTCGATGCGCGTCTGGACCATATCGAGGCCGCCGAAAGCCTGTTCACGCGCGCCGATTTCAACGGCGCGTCGCTGCGCGGCGCCAACCTCGTCAACGCCATTCTGACGAAGGCGGTTTTCACGCGTGCCGACCTGGGCGAGGCCAACCTGTTCCGCGCCGATCTCGGCCAGGCCCTTCTGGACGATACGACGGCGATGCACGGAGCCTATACCGCCGGCGCCAAGCTATGGCCGCGACGGCGCGCGCCTGTCCCGGACGCAACGCAATGA